A window of Rufibacter sp. LB8 contains these coding sequences:
- a CDS encoding peptidoglycan DD-metalloendopeptidase family protein yields MMFKKSTSQAFPVYIVVSMLLMLGSCSPQNTLRGVFKSQSGHEKYAAALKDAKLDQTGLGQQWVAASAKALQAPVPVTLPFKETGYFPADKPSAAGYRFTVKRGQKVAVRVETKGQNVPQVFLDLFETDAANPGNPKRVASADTTSLQLEYEIDEELPHILRLQPELLRSGQYTVTIETGPVLAFPVQGKDSRAVQSFWGQDRDAGARRHEGIDIFAPRRTPVVASVEGVVSRVNTTPIGGKVVWLTDVKRQQSLYYAHLDSQTVEPGQRVAVGDTLGLMGNTGNAITTAPHLHFGIYQFGQGAVDPFPYVHQDRTPPAALQIDTKNLNAWTRVTKEKTTVREAPATSSASLATLGRHAPVQVLGGSGSWYRVQLADGRQGYISGSLLEGVEKPLQSLKLKREAPLLETSNPEAAAKQTLTPDSTVRVLAKLDDFWLVKDQKGETGWIPASATR; encoded by the coding sequence ATGATGTTCAAGAAAAGTACAAGCCAGGCCTTTCCGGTTTATATAGTAGTGAGTATGTTGCTCATGTTGGGCAGTTGCAGTCCGCAGAACACGTTGCGGGGCGTTTTCAAAAGCCAGTCGGGGCATGAGAAGTACGCCGCCGCGCTCAAAGACGCCAAGTTGGACCAGACCGGCCTGGGCCAGCAATGGGTGGCCGCCAGCGCCAAGGCCCTGCAGGCCCCGGTGCCCGTGACCTTGCCTTTTAAGGAAACCGGCTATTTCCCCGCAGACAAACCCAGCGCCGCCGGCTACCGGTTCACCGTGAAACGCGGGCAGAAAGTGGCGGTGCGCGTAGAGACCAAAGGCCAGAACGTGCCCCAGGTGTTTCTGGATTTGTTTGAGACAGATGCCGCCAACCCCGGAAACCCCAAACGCGTGGCGTCGGCAGACACCACCAGCCTGCAACTGGAATATGAAATAGACGAGGAACTGCCCCACATTCTTCGGCTGCAGCCCGAGTTGCTGCGCAGCGGCCAGTACACCGTCACCATAGAAACCGGCCCGGTGCTGGCGTTCCCGGTGCAGGGCAAAGACAGCCGCGCGGTGCAGAGCTTCTGGGGCCAAGACCGTGACGCCGGCGCCCGACGACATGAAGGCATTGACATTTTCGCGCCGCGGCGCACGCCCGTGGTTGCGTCTGTGGAAGGCGTGGTGAGCCGGGTGAACACCACGCCCATTGGCGGAAAAGTGGTCTGGCTCACCGATGTGAAACGACAGCAAAGCCTGTATTATGCGCACCTGGACAGCCAAACCGTGGAACCGGGCCAGCGTGTAGCAGTGGGCGATACGCTGGGGCTCATGGGCAACACCGGCAACGCCATCACCACCGCACCGCACCTGCACTTCGGGATTTACCAGTTTGGGCAAGGCGCCGTGGACCCGTTCCCGTACGTGCACCAAGACAGAACCCCACCCGCAGCCTTGCAAATTGACACCAAAAACCTGAATGCCTGGACCCGCGTGACAAAAGAAAAAACCACGGTGCGGGAAGCGCCGGCCACTTCTTCGGCTAGCCTGGCCACGCTGGGCCGCCACGCGCCGGTGCAGGTGCTGGGAGGTTCCGGAAGTTGGTACCGCGTGCAATTGGCAGATGGCCGCCAGGGTTACATCTCCGGAAGTTTGCTGGAAGGCGTGGAGAAACCCCTGCAGTCCTTGAAACTCAAACGCGAAGCTCCTTTGCTGGAAACCTCAAACCCAGAAGCCGCCGCCAAACAGACCCTGACCCCTGACTCCACCGTGCGCGTGCTGGCCAAACTAGACGACTTCTGGCTGGTGAAAGACCAGAAAGGCGAGACCGGCTGGATTCCCGCTTCGGCTACCCGTTAA
- a CDS encoding peptidylprolyl isomerase, which translates to MRFLPVVFGFGKCLALAFLILTSCQQKPAEAPAAPAPPAPPVPTLLTDTTAQDSLAAYALAHPHDTLVLLSTPKGDIKIRLFQDTPLHRANFVRLANYGFFDNTVFFRVEKDFMIQGGRSDFQTMKIGVYKIPPEIRPHYYHKRGMVGMARYGDKENPERKSSNRDFYIVQGHPMSELELQASIREFNLKLTPAQKRVYRTQGGAPNLDQQYTIFGEVVEGMAVVDSIAATPVDQQKWPVKEVTMKVKVLR; encoded by the coding sequence ATGCGTTTTCTACCTGTAGTTTTCGGTTTCGGCAAATGCCTGGCCCTGGCTTTTTTAATACTCACCAGCTGCCAGCAGAAGCCCGCCGAGGCACCGGCCGCCCCTGCACCACCTGCTCCGCCAGTCCCTACCCTGCTCACAGACACCACCGCGCAAGATTCTCTGGCCGCTTACGCCCTGGCCCACCCGCATGACACGCTGGTGCTCCTTTCCACACCCAAAGGCGATATTAAAATACGGTTGTTCCAGGACACGCCGCTGCACCGCGCCAATTTTGTGCGGCTGGCCAACTATGGGTTCTTTGACAACACTGTTTTTTTCAGGGTAGAGAAAGATTTCATGATTCAGGGTGGCCGGTCAGATTTCCAGACCATGAAGATTGGCGTTTATAAAATTCCGCCGGAAATACGGCCCCATTATTACCATAAACGCGGCATGGTGGGCATGGCCCGCTACGGCGACAAGGAAAACCCCGAGCGCAAATCGTCTAACCGTGATTTCTACATTGTGCAGGGCCACCCCATGAGTGAGTTGGAGTTGCAGGCCAGCATCAGGGAATTCAATTTAAAACTCACCCCTGCCCAAAAGCGCGTGTACCGCACCCAGGGCGGCGCACCCAACCTGGACCAGCAGTACACCATCTTCGGGGAAGTGGTGGAAGGCATGGCTGTGGTGGACAGCATTGCCGCCACGCCCGTGGATCAGCAGAAATGGCCGGTGAAGGAGGTTACTATGAAGGTGAAGGTGCTGAGGTAG
- the xseB gene encoding exodeoxyribonuclease VII small subunit: MSNITYKQATQELETILKAIENDDVDVDELTQKVQRSSELIKLCKQKLRNAEDAINQVFNDINCEDPKAE; encoded by the coding sequence GTGAGTAACATAACCTATAAACAAGCCACCCAGGAACTAGAGACCATTCTCAAAGCCATTGAAAACGATGACGTGGACGTGGACGAACTTACCCAAAAAGTGCAGCGGTCCTCAGAGCTCATTAAACTCTGCAAGCAGAAACTCAGGAACGCCGAAGATGCCATCAACCAGGTCTTCAACGACATTAACTGCGAAGACCCCAAGGCGGAATAA
- a CDS encoding MGMT family protein → MPASNASDKKTNFFKDVYEVVKLIPPGRVTSYGAIAAYLGAKGSARMVGWALIASHAQHGIPAYRVVNRNGLLTGKQHFGSSDAMQAHLESEGIKIENDQVQDFEKRFWDPAKELL, encoded by the coding sequence ATGCCAGCCAGCAACGCCTCAGATAAAAAGACCAATTTTTTTAAAGACGTGTATGAAGTAGTGAAGCTGATTCCGCCGGGGCGGGTAACTTCTTACGGCGCCATTGCCGCTTATCTGGGCGCGAAGGGATCGGCCCGCATGGTGGGCTGGGCTTTGATCGCCTCGCACGCGCAACATGGCATACCGGCTTACCGCGTAGTCAACAGAAATGGCCTGCTCACCGGCAAGCAGCATTTTGGATCTTCTGACGCCATGCAGGCACATCTTGAAAGCGAAGGCATAAAGATTGAAAACGACCAGGTACAAGATTTTGAAAAACGTTTCTGGGACCCTGCCAAAGAGCTTTTGTAA
- a CDS encoding MOSC domain-containing protein: MSTLVLSQLFIYPIKSLGGISLTTSQVDERGLQYDRRWMLIDESGVFLTQRKLAEMALLQVNLAENGLVVTHKTKDLPPLHVPFETTSTRSLLVTVWDDICFAYIVSAEANAWFTQALGVDCRLVYMPDNSIRLIDPNYAKHNEKVSFSDGYPFLIIGQESLNDLNSRLEEPLPMNRFRPNFVFTGGAPYDEEHWKTFKIGNVLFYGTKPCGRCNVTTIDQDTAQASQEPLTTLSTYRKQEGKVMFGMNLIGLSTGEISLGDKIVVMEAATGSED, encoded by the coding sequence ATGTCAACATTAGTCCTTAGCCAGCTATTTATTTACCCCATCAAGAGTTTGGGCGGCATTTCCCTGACCACCAGCCAGGTAGATGAACGCGGGCTGCAGTATGACCGGCGCTGGATGCTCATTGACGAAAGTGGCGTGTTCCTGACCCAGCGCAAATTGGCCGAAATGGCCTTGCTCCAAGTAAATTTGGCCGAAAACGGTTTGGTGGTCACGCATAAAACCAAAGACCTGCCGCCGCTGCACGTACCGTTTGAGACCACCAGCACGCGCTCTCTTTTGGTGACCGTCTGGGACGATATCTGCTTCGCCTACATTGTGAGCGCCGAGGCCAACGCCTGGTTTACCCAAGCCCTGGGCGTGGACTGCCGCCTGGTCTACATGCCCGACAATTCCATCCGGCTCATTGACCCCAACTACGCCAAGCACAATGAGAAAGTGAGTTTTTCTGATGGCTATCCGTTTTTGATCATCGGCCAGGAGTCTCTGAATGATTTGAACAGCCGCCTGGAAGAGCCTTTGCCCATGAACCGGTTCAGGCCCAACTTTGTGTTCACCGGCGGCGCGCCTTATGACGAGGAGCATTGGAAGACCTTCAAGATTGGCAACGTGCTCTTTTACGGCACCAAGCCCTGCGGCCGCTGCAACGTGACCACCATTGACCAAGACACCGCCCAGGCCAGCCAGGAACCGCTCACCACGCTCAGCACCTACCGCAAGCAAGAAGGCAAAGTCATGTTCGGGATGAATCTGATTGGCCTCTCTACCGGCGAAATCTCCCTAGGCGACAAAATTGTGGTCATGGAAGCCGCCACCGGATCAGAGGATTAG
- a CDS encoding YihY/virulence factor BrkB family protein: MTSPRILSRVQPTFLLFKEAFVLFKKNDPLRLASSTAFFTLFALPPILILLITVLGSLFSNALITGELFEKMAALVGQDVAGQVELILTNFLDLQGQGWAAVVSFLFLTFVSTTLFTVIQNSLNQLWSVRLRGPQHLKGALRNRFRALMIILSSGLLFVAFLVMDASFAFINDHYTLWDEHFQLNLIKSLNRIIGFAVETTWFALIFRFLPFAHMPKRAVWVGAAVTAFLFLLGKVVLARLLVNSDLGSVYAASGSVVVLLLFIFYSAMIFFFGACFTRIYARSIEQPLLPKSFATFYEARDTQEAPF, encoded by the coding sequence ATGACTTCACCCAGAATCCTGTCAAGAGTGCAGCCAACGTTCCTTTTGTTTAAAGAGGCGTTTGTGCTTTTTAAGAAGAATGACCCGTTGCGGTTGGCTTCTTCCACGGCGTTTTTCACACTGTTCGCGTTGCCGCCCATACTTATTCTTTTAATTACGGTGTTAGGAAGTTTGTTCAGCAACGCCTTGATCACCGGCGAGTTGTTTGAGAAAATGGCCGCCCTTGTGGGGCAAGACGTGGCCGGGCAAGTAGAATTGATTTTGACGAATTTCCTGGATTTGCAGGGGCAGGGCTGGGCCGCCGTGGTCAGTTTTCTGTTCCTCACGTTTGTGTCCACCACCTTGTTTACGGTCATTCAGAACTCGTTGAACCAGCTTTGGAGCGTGCGCCTGCGCGGTCCGCAGCATTTAAAAGGAGCGTTGCGAAACCGTTTCAGGGCGCTTATGATTATTCTCTCCAGCGGCTTGTTATTTGTGGCGTTTCTGGTCATGGACGCGTCTTTTGCCTTCATCAATGACCATTATACCCTTTGGGACGAGCATTTTCAGCTAAACCTTATAAAGAGCTTGAACAGAATCATTGGGTTTGCCGTGGAGACTACTTGGTTCGCTTTGATTTTCAGGTTCCTGCCGTTTGCGCACATGCCTAAACGGGCGGTGTGGGTAGGGGCGGCGGTGACGGCTTTCCTCTTTCTGCTAGGTAAAGTGGTGCTGGCGCGTTTGCTGGTGAACAGTGATTTGGGGTCTGTGTATGCCGCCTCTGGGTCTGTGGTGGTACTGCTGTTGTTCATCTTCTACTCCGCCATGATCTTTTTCTTTGGCGCCTGCTTCACCAGAATCTATGCCCGATCCATTGAGCAGCCGCTGTTGCCCAAGTCCTTCGCCACGTTTTATGAAGCTAGAGACACCCAGGAAGCGCCGTTTTAG
- the xseA gene encoding exodeoxyribonuclease VII large subunit, with translation MGIHFQSYREEISLTVSTHRPLTLFEFNRRLREEIENALPHRYWIIAEISEARVHHGSGHCYLTLTDKDPGAKSTLTAQARGTIWKRQHQEIASYFEAQTGHSLRAGLKILFQASPRFHELYGFSLDIHDIDPTYTLGDLARQRQETITRLQTEGLLDLNQKINLALVPQRLAVISSPTAAGYQDFVAQLANNPFGYDFRLTLFEASVQGTEAVSSIKAALHRVTLQQQAFDAVIIIRGGGSQTDLLCFDHYDLAATVAQMPLPVLTGIGHERDESVTDLVAHTPLKTPTAVAAFLVDRLNEFEANVEQLFLQVRDTAAALAVQQERRITQIATQLQQRTNTFLHQRQHHLECQTRTLSDKPQKFLTEEQRHVMCEELRLTHSVQQVLRAKEAKQLQYHQQLESNSQKKVDAGKRSLAHVEHCLELYAKNQLQKATLTFQKNQQRLLYGAKDHLQIKGHQLQLLEMDMRSHDPEIMLMRGYTLTYVNGKLLKSIDQLKKGDKLQTKLLAGSVDSTVTQVKPPDLFT, from the coding sequence ATGGGGATACATTTTCAGAGTTACCGCGAAGAGATTTCGCTCACGGTGAGCACCCACCGGCCACTCACGCTATTTGAGTTCAACCGCCGCCTGCGCGAGGAGATTGAGAACGCCCTGCCCCACCGCTACTGGATCATTGCCGAGATTTCTGAGGCGCGCGTGCACCACGGCTCCGGCCACTGCTACCTCACCCTCACCGACAAAGACCCCGGTGCCAAAAGCACCCTCACCGCCCAGGCCCGCGGCACCATCTGGAAACGCCAGCACCAGGAAATTGCTTCTTATTTTGAAGCCCAGACGGGCCACAGCCTTCGGGCCGGACTGAAAATCCTGTTCCAGGCCAGCCCCCGGTTTCATGAGCTCTACGGCTTCAGCCTGGACATTCATGATATTGACCCCACCTATACGCTAGGTGATTTGGCCCGCCAGCGCCAGGAAACTATCACGCGTCTGCAAACCGAAGGCCTGCTGGACCTAAACCAGAAAATTAACTTGGCTTTGGTGCCGCAACGCCTGGCCGTTATCTCCTCGCCTACCGCCGCTGGTTATCAAGATTTTGTGGCACAATTGGCGAATAACCCGTTTGGCTATGATTTCAGGCTGACCTTGTTTGAGGCCAGCGTGCAGGGCACCGAGGCGGTTTCTTCCATCAAGGCTGCCTTACACCGCGTGACCTTGCAGCAGCAGGCTTTTGACGCGGTCATCATCATTAGAGGTGGGGGTTCGCAGACAGATTTGCTGTGCTTTGACCATTATGATCTGGCGGCCACCGTGGCCCAGATGCCCTTGCCTGTTCTCACCGGCATTGGCCACGAGCGCGATGAATCTGTGACGGACTTGGTGGCGCACACGCCGTTGAAAACCCCAACCGCCGTCGCGGCTTTTCTGGTAGACAGGCTGAACGAGTTTGAAGCCAATGTAGAACAGTTATTTTTGCAGGTACGCGACACGGCCGCGGCTTTGGCTGTGCAGCAAGAAAGGCGCATCACGCAGATTGCCACCCAGTTACAGCAGCGCACCAACACGTTTCTGCACCAGCGCCAGCACCATCTGGAGTGCCAGACCCGCACTTTGTCAGACAAACCACAGAAATTCCTCACCGAAGAACAGCGCCATGTCATGTGTGAGGAACTCAGGCTCACGCACAGTGTGCAGCAAGTACTCAGAGCCAAGGAAGCCAAACAATTGCAGTACCACCAACAGCTGGAAAGCAACAGCCAGAAAAAAGTAGATGCCGGCAAGCGCAGCCTGGCGCACGTGGAGCATTGCCTGGAGTTGTATGCCAAAAACCAGCTGCAGAAAGCCACGCTCACGTTCCAGAAAAACCAGCAGCGGTTATTGTATGGCGCCAAAGACCACCTGCAGATCAAAGGCCACCAACTGCAACTGCTGGAGATGGACATGCGCAGCCATGACCCCGAAATCATGCTCATGCGCGGCTACACCCTCACTTACGTGAACGGCAAGCTCCTCAAATCCATTGACCAGCTCAAGAAAGGCGATAAACTGCAAACCAAACTGTTGGCCGGCTCCGTGGACAGCACCGTCACCCAGGTAAAACCACCAGACCTTTTTACTTGA
- a CDS encoding STAS/SEC14 domain-containing protein has product MTNWQNVGAHSNSTISYDPEKDWIYVKWSGHIDSEDVITTAGKYLEFLKGHKTPRLLNDKSEVTGDWEDANDWLEYEWLPQALEGGLRFLSMVISRDLHDLAPSQDLQRRLAPACEMQLFRDLPSARQWLASV; this is encoded by the coding sequence ATGACGAACTGGCAAAACGTAGGAGCACATTCCAACAGCACCATTTCCTATGACCCGGAAAAGGACTGGATTTACGTGAAGTGGAGCGGCCATATTGATTCTGAGGACGTGATCACCACGGCCGGAAAATACCTTGAATTTCTGAAGGGACATAAGACGCCCAGGCTGCTCAATGACAAAAGCGAAGTTACCGGTGACTGGGAAGATGCCAATGACTGGCTGGAGTATGAGTGGTTGCCGCAGGCGCTGGAAGGCGGTCTTCGGTTTTTATCTATGGTGATTTCCAGGGATTTGCATGATCTGGCGCCGTCACAGGATTTGCAGCGCCGCCTGGCTCCCGCCTGTGAGATGCAACTCTTCCGTGATCTGCCCTCGGCCCGCCAGTGGCTGGCGAGTGTCTAA
- a CDS encoding efflux RND transporter periplasmic adaptor subunit has protein sequence MKIKHIVIALLILGFGALVYYRYTTNQEQAGAAGGGPGGGKGGPGAGGKGGPGGGGGMPMRVSGMVVQPQEFANALSVTGSIEANEQIEVRGQVAGLVRGIYFQEGGNVRKGQVLVKIDDSELRAQLAQAQTRRSLASENERRAGLLLAKEAISREEYDVARAELKTAQAQIQLVQAQLAKTSITAPFSGKVGLRAVSTGSFLSPETVVTNLMSTNPAKITFAVPEKYAAQVKEGTEITFTVAGTTNKFKAKVYAIEPGIQAATRTLQLRARADNANGDLMPGSFANIQMPLTVIPDALLIPTQAVVPVQNGKKVFITENGKAKEVMIETGTRTEKDLLVTSGLSAGDTLLTTGVMTLKAGSPVKVAIVKQQ, from the coding sequence ATGAAAATCAAACATATTGTGATTGCCCTTCTTATCCTAGGTTTTGGCGCCTTAGTTTATTACCGCTACACCACCAACCAGGAACAAGCCGGTGCGGCCGGTGGAGGCCCCGGCGGGGGAAAAGGCGGTCCGGGTGCCGGAGGAAAAGGTGGCCCTGGTGGCGGAGGCGGCATGCCCATGCGCGTGAGCGGCATGGTGGTGCAACCCCAGGAATTCGCCAATGCGCTGTCTGTGACCGGTTCCATTGAAGCCAACGAACAGATTGAAGTGAGAGGCCAGGTGGCTGGTTTGGTGCGGGGCATTTACTTTCAGGAAGGCGGCAACGTACGCAAAGGCCAGGTGTTGGTAAAAATTGACGATTCTGAACTGAGAGCCCAACTGGCCCAGGCCCAAACCCGCCGTAGCCTCGCCTCTGAAAACGAGCGCCGCGCGGGTCTGCTTTTGGCCAAAGAGGCCATCAGCCGTGAAGAATATGACGTAGCCCGCGCCGAACTGAAAACCGCGCAGGCGCAGATTCAGTTAGTGCAGGCGCAATTGGCCAAAACTTCCATCACAGCACCTTTTTCTGGTAAAGTGGGTTTACGGGCGGTCTCCACAGGCAGCTTTTTATCACCAGAGACGGTGGTGACCAATTTAATGAGCACCAACCCCGCTAAAATCACGTTTGCCGTACCAGAGAAATATGCTGCGCAGGTAAAAGAAGGCACAGAAATTACCTTTACCGTAGCGGGCACCACCAACAAATTCAAAGCCAAAGTGTACGCCATTGAGCCTGGCATTCAAGCGGCCACGCGTACGCTGCAGCTACGGGCCCGGGCAGACAATGCCAACGGTGATTTAATGCCCGGTTCTTTCGCCAATATTCAAATGCCGTTGACAGTTATTCCAGATGCTCTCCTCATCCCTACCCAAGCGGTGGTGCCCGTGCAAAACGGAAAAAAAGTGTTCATCACGGAGAACGGGAAAGCCAAGGAAGTCATGATTGAAACCGGCACCCGCACAGAGAAAGACCTGTTGGTGACGTCTGGCCTGAGTGCCGGAGATACATTGTTGACCACCGGCGTGATGACCTTGAAAGCTGGCAGCCCCGTGAAAGTGGCGATTGTTAAGCAGCAATAA
- a CDS encoding M13 family metallopeptidase, whose amino-acid sequence MMMKHKSIWLATALTGTLALGCSKPAVQQTASTASATAVASTTEAIVPGIGLNMANLDRSVSPCEDFNQFANGGWLKNNPVPAAESRWGSFNELRDNNNAALLAVVNAAVAQRNAAKGSSTQLVGDFYAAGMDSMAIERAGIAPLKPELDRINAIKDRNTLLQTIAQQKMLGSGALFGFGVGQDRKNSTQHIASIRQGGLGLPDRDYYLNSDARSQAVKEEYQRHVGRMFMLLGDNQLAAQRNAAKVVEMETRLAKASMTRVQQRDPYATYNKMTLAEVQKLAPNFNWNTLLGQLNAKAATEIIVAQPEFLKEANTMLASIPVSDWKTYLRWHLVRGTANYLPMAFVQESFNFNSKFLNGTRQMQPRWKRILGSTDATIGEALGQAYVEKTFSPAAKAKALEMVNNLRAAFQEHVKNLDWMSEATKQQAMTKLNAFAVKIGYPDKWRDYSGLTISRDSYVQNMLSAARWNYNRNVAKLGQPVDRTEWGMTPPTVNAYYSPSMNEIVFPAGILQPPFFDPNADDAVNYGGMGAVIGHELTHGFDDQGSQFDHQGNLRDWWTAEDKAKFKQRTDLVDRQYSAYQPLDSVFVNGKLTMGENIADIGGLNIAFSALQKAIANKNVGKIDGFTPEQRFFLAWAQIWRNNSTPAALRQQVLTDSHSPAQFRINGPLSNLPQFYKAFGCGPDNKMYRPDAERVHIW is encoded by the coding sequence ATGATGATGAAACACAAAAGTATCTGGCTGGCCACCGCCCTCACCGGCACGCTGGCCCTGGGTTGCAGCAAACCTGCCGTTCAACAAACCGCTTCCACGGCTTCGGCAACCGCCGTGGCCAGCACCACAGAGGCCATTGTGCCGGGCATAGGTTTGAACATGGCCAACTTGGACCGTAGCGTGTCGCCGTGCGAGGATTTCAACCAGTTTGCCAACGGCGGCTGGCTCAAAAACAATCCCGTGCCCGCCGCCGAGAGCCGCTGGGGCAGTTTCAATGAACTGAGAGACAATAACAATGCGGCTCTTTTAGCAGTGGTCAATGCCGCCGTGGCCCAGCGCAACGCCGCCAAAGGCTCCAGCACCCAATTGGTAGGGGACTTCTACGCCGCCGGCATGGACTCCATGGCCATTGAGCGCGCCGGCATTGCGCCCTTGAAACCAGAACTGGACCGCATCAACGCCATCAAAGACAGAAACACCTTGTTGCAGACCATCGCGCAGCAGAAAATGCTGGGCAGCGGCGCCCTGTTCGGCTTTGGTGTGGGGCAGGACCGAAAAAACAGCACGCAACACATCGCTAGTATTCGGCAGGGCGGTTTGGGCTTGCCTGACCGTGATTATTACCTGAATTCTGATGCCAGGTCACAAGCCGTGAAAGAGGAATACCAGCGCCACGTGGGCCGCATGTTCATGCTTTTGGGCGACAACCAACTCGCCGCGCAGCGCAACGCCGCCAAAGTGGTGGAGATGGAAACGCGCCTGGCCAAAGCCTCTATGACCCGCGTGCAGCAACGCGACCCATATGCCACCTACAATAAAATGACCCTGGCCGAGGTGCAGAAACTGGCGCCCAACTTCAACTGGAACACACTTTTAGGCCAACTGAACGCCAAGGCTGCCACTGAGATTATTGTGGCGCAGCCCGAGTTCTTGAAGGAAGCCAACACAATGCTGGCCAGCATTCCCGTATCTGACTGGAAAACCTACCTGCGCTGGCACCTAGTGCGGGGCACGGCCAACTACCTGCCCATGGCTTTTGTGCAGGAAAGCTTCAACTTCAACAGCAAGTTCCTGAATGGCACCCGCCAGATGCAACCGCGTTGGAAACGCATTTTGGGTTCTACAGATGCCACCATCGGCGAAGCCTTAGGACAAGCGTATGTAGAGAAAACCTTTTCGCCGGCCGCCAAGGCCAAAGCCCTGGAGATGGTGAACAACCTGCGTGCCGCGTTTCAGGAACATGTGAAAAACCTGGACTGGATGAGCGAGGCCACCAAGCAGCAGGCCATGACCAAACTGAACGCCTTCGCGGTGAAGATTGGCTACCCAGACAAATGGCGCGATTATTCTGGCTTGACCATCAGCCGTGATTCCTATGTGCAGAACATGCTCAGCGCCGCCCGCTGGAACTACAACCGCAACGTGGCCAAACTGGGCCAACCCGTAGACCGCACCGAGTGGGGCATGACGCCGCCCACCGTGAACGCCTACTATAGTCCCAGCATGAACGAGATTGTATTCCCGGCCGGAATTCTGCAGCCGCCCTTCTTTGACCCCAACGCCGATGATGCCGTGAACTACGGTGGCATGGGTGCCGTGATTGGACATGAACTCACCCACGGCTTTGACGACCAGGGCAGCCAGTTTGACCACCAAGGCAACCTCCGCGATTGGTGGACCGCCGAAGACAAGGCCAAATTCAAGCAGCGCACTGATTTGGTGGACCGCCAATACAGCGCCTACCAGCCGCTTGACAGCGTGTTTGTGAACGGAAAACTGACCATGGGCGAAAACATTGCCGATATTGGCGGTCTGAACATTGCCTTCAGTGCGCTGCAGAAAGCCATTGCAAACAAAAACGTGGGCAAGATTGACGGTTTCACGCCGGAGCAGCGCTTCTTTCTGGCTTGGGCCCAAATCTGGCGGAACAATTCCACCCCAGCCGCTTTGCGCCAGCAAGTGTTAACAGATTCACACTCCCCAGCCCAGTTCCGGATTAATGGGCCGTTGTCTAATTTGCCGCAGTTCTACAAAGCCTTCGGGTGCGGACCGGACAACAAGATGTACCGCCCAGACGCGGAGCGCGTGCATATCTGGTAA